One Myripristis murdjan chromosome 17, fMyrMur1.1, whole genome shotgun sequence DNA segment encodes these proteins:
- the ccr9a gene encoding C-C chemokine receptor type 9a, with product MASTDMATTIDEPDYGTQTVTPSPDYEDYSYLMCDRESVRLFRSYYEPPLFWTITMVGGLGNLAVVWVYLHFRQRLKTMTDVYLLNLAVADLLFLVTLPLWAAEASHGWSFGQGICKVNSALYKINLFSSMLLLTCISADRYVVIVQTTKAQNSKRERLRFSKLVCVGVWLLAVLLATPEFIFATTTMVDDKEYCRPVYHANIGNRTKVLVLALQVSVGFCLPFLIMAFCYSVIVSTLLKTRNFEKHKAMRVILTVVVVFILSQMPYNGHLVAEAIQATNTTTEMLCEEQKRFDVVGQVLKSLAYTHACLNPFLYAFVGVRFRRDVLRLLQVYRCLPSKGTPGKQSAGPPRASVMSDTDTTQALSL from the exons ATGGCTTCAACCGATATGGCGACGACAATAGATGAG CCTGACTATGGCACCCAGACGGTGACCCCATCGCCAGACTATGAGGATTATTCCTACTTGATGTGCGACCGGGAGTCAGTGCGGTTATTCAGAAGTTACTATGAGCCACCGCTCTTCTGGACCATCACCATGGTGGGCGGACTGGGAAACCTGGCTGTGGTCTGGGTCTACCTTCACTTCCGTCAGCGTCTGAAGACCATGACGGACGTCTACCTGCTGAATCTGGCCGTGGCCGACCTGCTGTTCCTAGTGACCCTACCGCTGTGGGCAGCCGAGGCTTCCCACGGCTGGAGCTTCGGTCAGGGCATCTGCAAGGTCAACTCGGCACTCTACAAGATCAACCTGTTCAGCAGCATGCTGCTGCTGACCTGCATCAGCGCTGACCGCTACGTGGTCATTGTGCAGACCACGAAGGCGCAGAACTCCAAGAGGGAACGTCTGCGCTTCAgcaagctggtgtgtgtgggggtgtggctGCTGGCCGTGCTGCTGGCCACGCCCGAGTTCATCTTTGCCACCACCACGATGGTGGATGACAAAGAATACTGCCGGCCGGTGTACCACGCCAACATCGGGAACCGCACCAAGGTGCTGGTCCTGGCTCTGCAGGTCAGCGTGGGCTTCTGCCTGCCCTTCCTCATCATGGCCTTCTGCTACAGCGTCATCGTCAGCACTCTGCTAAAAACCCGCAACTTCGAGAAGCACAAAGCCATGCGCGTCATCCTGACTGTGGTGGTTGTGTTCATCCTCTCTCAGATGCCCTACAATGGCCACCTGGTGGCGGAGGCCATCCAGGCCACCAACACGACCACGGAGATGCTGTGTGAGGAGCAGAAGCGTTTCGACGTGGTTGGTCAGGTCCTGAAGAGCCTGGCCTACACCCACGCCTGCCTCAACCCCTTCCTCTACGCTTTTGTTGGGGTTCGTTTCCGTAGAGACGTGCTGCGGCTGCTGCAGGTGTACCGCTGCCTGCCTTCCAAGGGAACGCCGGGCAAGCAGTCGGCCGGCCCGCCCCGAGCCTCGGTGATGTCTGACACCGACACCACGCAGGCTCTGTCACTGTAG